In a genomic window of Acidimicrobiales bacterium:
- a CDS encoding zinc-dependent metalloprotease, giving the protein MAEQEVTDPVSWEVARRVARQALRFAPPLDPSVRAELEADFAELTPRAEELVAELTGLHSADGAARGRVTDRVGWVDANVSSFRRLLRPLGERLASSEGPLQRALGPGGRAAAGTEVGLILAWISSRVLGQYDLLPVDTEDDGDIVYYVGPNIVALERRHAFPPKEFRLWIALHEVTHRLQFTGVPWMRDYFLSLVERGTSMTAPDAKALLESLRRAATQLRDGRNPLAEGGVVGLLASSDQLATLHEVQALMSLLEGHGDIVMSRAGKELVPGAERFARVLSERRSSAKGVAKFLQQAMGIEAKLRQYAEGERFVEAVIEHGGDALLAQVWQGPELLPTLEEVRDPESWVRRVEGVTSPVS; this is encoded by the coding sequence ATGGCTGAACAAGAGGTGACCGACCCGGTTTCCTGGGAGGTCGCCCGGCGGGTCGCCCGCCAGGCCCTGCGCTTCGCCCCGCCGCTCGACCCCTCCGTCCGCGCCGAGCTCGAGGCGGACTTCGCGGAGCTGACGCCCCGCGCCGAGGAGCTCGTCGCAGAGCTCACCGGGCTGCACTCCGCCGACGGCGCGGCGCGTGGGCGCGTCACGGACCGCGTCGGCTGGGTGGACGCGAACGTCAGCTCCTTCCGGCGGCTGCTGCGCCCCCTCGGCGAGCGCCTCGCGAGCTCCGAAGGGCCGTTGCAGCGGGCGCTCGGCCCCGGGGGGCGGGCGGCGGCCGGCACCGAGGTCGGCCTCATCCTCGCCTGGATCAGCTCGCGCGTCCTCGGCCAGTACGACCTGCTCCCGGTCGACACCGAGGACGACGGCGACATCGTCTACTACGTCGGTCCGAACATCGTCGCCCTCGAGCGCCGGCACGCCTTCCCCCCGAAGGAGTTCCGTCTGTGGATCGCTCTCCACGAGGTGACCCACCGCCTGCAGTTCACCGGGGTGCCGTGGATGCGGGACTACTTCCTCTCCCTCGTGGAGCGCGGTACGAGCATGACGGCACCGGACGCCAAGGCCCTCCTCGAGAGCCTGCGGCGCGCCGCGACGCAGCTGCGCGACGGGCGCAACCCGCTCGCCGAGGGGGGCGTCGTCGGCCTCCTCGCCTCCTCGGACCAGCTCGCCACGCTGCACGAGGTGCAGGCGCTGATGAGCCTCCTCGAGGGCCACGGCGACATCGTGATGTCGCGCGCCGGCAAGGAGCTCGTCCCAGGCGCGGAACGCTTCGCGCGCGTCCTCTCCGAGCGCCGCTCTTCGGCAAAGGGCGTGGCGAAGTTCCTCCAGCAGGCGATGGGCATCGAGGCCAAGCTCCGCCAGTACGCGGAGGGCGAGCGTTTCGTCGAGGCGGTCATCGAGCACGGCGGCGACGCGTTGCTGGCGCAGGTCTGGCAGGGGCCGGAGCTGTTGCCGACGCTCGAGGAGGTCCGCGACCCGGAGAGCTGGGTGCGGCGCGTCGAGGGCGTGACCAGCCCCGTCTCCTGA
- the tilS gene encoding tRNA lysidine(34) synthetase TilS, with amino-acid sequence MALIRSGLAPRLLARCTFPASGEPLAVAVSGGRDSLALLALAVAAGCRVTAYHVDHGLRPGSAAEGQLVAAAASALGASFEARRVEIGAGPNLEARAREARFAALPDGVATGHTADDQAETILLNLLRGSGLDGLAGMRAGPRHPLLALRRSETHALTDALGLAVVEDPSNDDPAILRNRVRHELLPLLVALSGRDLVPILCRQAEMLSDERDLLDCLAGAIDAADVKALAAAAPALQRRALRRWLGGTPAAPHPPGAAAIERLLSVVRGEVLACELPGGRRVARSKGRLVLRDATPAPR; translated from the coding sequence ATGGCGCTGATCCGCTCCGGGCTCGCCCCGCGGCTGCTCGCGCGCTGCACCTTCCCGGCGAGCGGGGAGCCGCTCGCCGTCGCGGTCTCGGGCGGGCGCGACTCGCTCGCCCTGCTGGCGCTCGCCGTCGCCGCCGGCTGCCGGGTGACCGCCTACCACGTCGACCACGGCCTGCGCCCCGGCAGCGCCGCGGAGGGGCAGCTGGTGGCCGCCGCGGCCAGCGCGCTCGGCGCCTCCTTCGAGGCGCGGCGGGTGGAGATCGGCGCCGGGCCGAACCTCGAGGCTCGGGCGCGCGAGGCGCGCTTTGCGGCCCTCCCCGACGGGGTGGCGACGGGCCACACCGCCGACGACCAGGCGGAGACGATCCTCCTCAACCTGCTCCGCGGCTCGGGCCTCGACGGTCTCGCCGGGATGCGCGCGGGTCCGCGCCACCCGCTGCTCGCGCTGCGCCGCAGCGAGACGCACGCGCTCACCGACGCCCTCGGCCTCGCGGTCGTCGAGGACCCGAGCAACGACGACCCGGCCATCCTCCGCAACCGCGTCCGCCACGAGCTCCTCCCCCTGCTCGTCGCCCTGTCGGGGCGCGACCTCGTCCCGATCCTCTGTCGCCAGGCGGAGATGCTGAGCGACGAGCGCGACCTCCTCGACTGCTTGGCGGGCGCGATCGACGCCGCCGACGTGAAGGCGCTCGCCGCCGCCGCGCCCGCGTTGCAGCGCCGCGCACTGCGCCGCTGGCTCGGGGGCACGCCGGCCGCGCCGCACCCGCCGGGCGCGGCGGCGATCGAGCGCCTGCTGTCGGTGGTGCGCGGCGAGGTGCTCGCCTGCGAGCTCCCCGGCGGGCGGCGCGTCGCCCGCTCCAAGGGGCGGCTCGTGCTGCGCGACGCCACCCCGGCACCAAGGTGA
- the hpt gene encoding hypoxanthine phosphoribosyltransferase gives MSAGVAGSGFSLEGATLGEVVVSSAALQQRVQELGAQITADYAGRVPLLVGVLKGAFMFMADLARAIALPVELDFMAVSSYGAATKSSGVVRIVKDLDADLTGRDVLLVEDIVDSGLTLSYLRKGLLARQPASLQICALLMKKGLQRTELDVPYKGFEIPPEFVVGYGLDAVERYRNLSDVRILEVGTR, from the coding sequence ATGAGCGCCGGGGTCGCGGGGAGCGGTTTCTCGCTCGAGGGCGCGACCCTCGGCGAAGTCGTCGTCTCGAGCGCCGCCCTGCAGCAGCGCGTGCAGGAGCTCGGCGCGCAGATCACGGCCGACTACGCGGGGCGCGTGCCCCTCCTCGTCGGGGTGCTGAAGGGCGCCTTCATGTTCATGGCCGACCTCGCGCGGGCGATCGCCCTTCCCGTCGAGCTCGACTTCATGGCGGTCTCCTCCTACGGCGCGGCCACCAAGTCGAGCGGCGTGGTACGCATCGTGAAGGACCTCGACGCGGACCTGACGGGCCGCGACGTGCTCCTCGTCGAGGACATCGTCGACAGCGGCCTCACCCTCTCCTACCTGCGCAAGGGCCTCCTCGCCCGTCAGCCCGCGAGCCTGCAGATCTGCGCGTTGCTGATGAAGAAGGGGCTGCAGCGCACCGAGCTCGACGTCCCCTACAAGGGCTTCGAGATCCCCCCGGAGTTCGTGGTCGGCTACGGCCTCGACGCCGTCGAGCGCTACCGCAACCTCTCCGACGTCCGCATCCTCGAGGTCGGCACCCGGTGA
- the folE gene encoding GTP cyclohydrolase I FolE: MSEPAGQPPVDRDRVAAAVRELLLAIGEDPDREGLVATPARVAAMYGELMTGMVENPDRHLEVRFSSDHEEMVMVRDIPFASLCEHHLIPFLGRAHVAYIPNVDGSITGLSKLARLVDGHSHRLQVQERMTTEIADSLDDVLKPRATLVVLEAEHLCMTMRGVRKPGTKTVTSAVRGLFHTDASARAEAMAFVHGTR, encoded by the coding sequence GTGAGCGAGCCGGCAGGCCAGCCGCCGGTCGACCGCGACCGCGTCGCGGCGGCCGTCCGCGAGCTGCTGCTCGCCATCGGCGAGGACCCCGACCGCGAGGGCCTGGTCGCGACCCCGGCGCGCGTCGCGGCGATGTACGGCGAGCTCATGACGGGGATGGTCGAGAACCCCGACCGCCACCTCGAGGTGCGCTTCTCCTCGGACCACGAGGAGATGGTCATGGTCCGCGACATCCCCTTCGCCTCGCTCTGCGAGCACCACCTGATCCCCTTCCTCGGCCGGGCGCACGTCGCCTACATCCCGAACGTCGACGGCTCGATCACCGGGCTCTCCAAGCTCGCCCGCCTCGTCGACGGCCACTCGCACCGCCTGCAGGTGCAGGAGCGGATGACCACCGAGATAGCGGACTCCCTCGACGACGTGCTGAAGCCGCGGGCGACGCTCGTCGTGCTCGAGGCCGAGCATCTCTGCATGACGATGCGCGGCGTGCGCAAGCCCGGTACCAAGACGGTCACGTCGGCGGTGCGCGGCCTGTTCCACACCGACGCCTCCGCGCGCGCCGAAGCGATGGCCTTCGTGCACGGGACCCGCTGA
- the folP gene encoding dihydropteroate synthase: MRTLVMGVLNVTPDSFYDGGRYLDRDAAIARGIALVEEGADIVDVGGESTRPGAVPVDPKVEAERVLPVVAALAGRVRVSIDTRHEAVASAAVDAGATLVNDVSASLAPLAAAAGVGLVLMHMRGTPADMQDHPVYGDVVGEVHTFLAERAAAARDLGVTECYVDPGLGFGKTLEHNVALLRALPRLAAQGSPVLVGTSRKAFLGALSAPPGGRALPPAERFEASLASAVWAMCCGAAIVRVHDVKATADAARLVGGSRDEGSRLRGAA; this comes from the coding sequence GTGCGGACGCTCGTGATGGGGGTGCTCAACGTCACCCCGGACTCGTTCTACGACGGTGGCCGCTACCTCGACCGCGACGCCGCGATCGCCCGTGGCATCGCCCTCGTCGAGGAGGGCGCCGACATCGTCGACGTCGGCGGCGAGTCCACCCGGCCCGGCGCGGTCCCCGTCGATCCGAAGGTCGAGGCCGAGCGGGTGCTGCCCGTGGTCGCCGCCCTCGCCGGCAGGGTGCGCGTCTCGATCGACACCCGCCACGAGGCGGTCGCTTCCGCCGCCGTCGACGCCGGCGCGACCCTGGTGAACGACGTCTCGGCCTCCCTCGCGCCCCTCGCCGCCGCCGCCGGCGTCGGCCTCGTACTGATGCACATGCGCGGCACCCCCGCCGACATGCAGGACCACCCGGTCTACGGAGACGTCGTCGGCGAGGTGCACACCTTCCTCGCCGAGCGCGCCGCCGCGGCGCGGGATCTCGGTGTCACCGAGTGCTACGTCGACCCCGGCCTCGGCTTCGGCAAGACCCTCGAGCACAACGTCGCCCTGCTGCGGGCGCTCCCGAGGCTCGCCGCGCAGGGCTCCCCGGTGCTCGTCGGCACGAGCCGCAAGGCCTTCCTCGGCGCCCTCTCCGCGCCGCCGGGTGGCCGCGCGCTGCCGCCCGCGGAGCGCTTCGAGGCCTCGCTCGCGAGCGCCGTGTGGGCGATGTGCTGCGGGGCGGCGATCGTGCGCGTGCACGACGTGAAGGCGACGGCCGACGCCGCCCGCCTCGTCGGCGGCAGCCGGGACGAGGGCTCGCGCCTGAGGGGTGCGGCATGA
- the folB gene encoding dihydroneopterin aldolase has product MSDSIEVRGLRVLGTHGANPGEQDQPQPFELDLVVEADLAAAARADDLGVAVDYGRLVEEARRIVANERFQLLEALAEAICQRLLADSRVVSVTVSLRKLRPPLAADVNTVGVRVTRSRTG; this is encoded by the coding sequence GTGAGCGACAGCATCGAGGTGCGGGGGCTGCGCGTCCTCGGCACGCACGGGGCGAACCCCGGTGAGCAGGACCAGCCGCAGCCCTTCGAGCTCGACCTCGTGGTCGAGGCCGACCTCGCCGCCGCGGCGCGCGCCGACGACCTCGGCGTCGCGGTCGACTACGGGCGACTCGTCGAGGAGGCGCGTCGGATCGTCGCCAACGAGCGCTTCCAGCTGCTCGAGGCGCTGGCCGAGGCGATCTGTCAACGACTCCTCGCCGACTCGCGCGTCGTCTCGGTGACCGTCTCGCTGCGCAAGCTCCGTCCGCCGCTCGCCGCCGACGTGAACACCGTCGGCGTGCGGGTGACGCGCTCGCGCACCGGCTGA
- the folK gene encoding 2-amino-4-hydroxy-6-hydroxymethyldihydropteridine diphosphokinase: MARRRVHLGLGSNLGARWSHLAAAIEELTGLDGGLALSSIYETAPVGGPAQGPYLNAVVAFDSAAPHRELLALAQRLERAAGRVRLERWGPRTLDVDVLLVEGETSADPEIELPHPRLYERAFVLAPLEEISPSLAPAGWREALGGEGAVAAEVRRVGTIVPKAARR; the protein is encoded by the coding sequence ATGGCGCGGCGCCGCGTCCACCTCGGTCTCGGCTCGAACCTCGGCGCCCGTTGGTCGCACCTCGCCGCGGCGATCGAAGAGCTCACCGGCCTCGACGGCGGCCTCGCCCTCTCCTCGATCTACGAGACGGCTCCCGTCGGGGGCCCGGCGCAGGGCCCCTACCTGAACGCGGTCGTCGCCTTCGACAGTGCCGCCCCGCACCGCGAGCTGCTGGCGCTCGCGCAGCGCCTCGAGCGCGCCGCGGGGCGGGTGCGCCTCGAGCGCTGGGGGCCGCGCACCCTCGACGTCGACGTCCTGCTGGTCGAGGGGGAGACGAGCGCCGACCCCGAGATCGAGCTCCCCCACCCGCGCCTGTACGAGCGGGCCTTCGTCCTCGCGCCCCTCGAGGAGATCTCGCCCTCGCTCGCCCCCGCCGGCTGGCGGGAGGCCCTCGGTGGGGAGGGGGCGGTCGCCGCCGAGGTGCGGCGCGTCGGCACGATCGTCCCGAAGGCCGCACGGCGGTGA
- the panC gene encoding pantoate--beta-alanine ligase, with the protein MSAEVRATRAALAEYLAEEGRPRRSLGLVPTLGALHAGHLSLIERARAEHDLVAVSVFVNPTQFSDPADFARYPRDLERDVELASGAGADVVFAPGPEELYPLPDPEVTLDPGPLGELLEGAFRPAHFRGVATVVAKLLLAVSPDAGYFGEKDYQQLLVIRRLVRALLLPVAIVACPTVREADGLALSSRNVLLAGGERRAAPVLHRALQAAAALLREGGAPAAAEQAMAATVAAEPLGNLDYAVVRDAASLGEAGEGPLRLLIAGRFGAVRLIDNLAPE; encoded by the coding sequence GTGAGCGCCGAGGTGCGAGCGACGCGCGCCGCCCTCGCCGAGTACCTCGCCGAGGAGGGCCGCCCGCGTCGCTCGCTCGGACTGGTGCCGACGTTGGGGGCGCTGCACGCCGGCCACCTGTCGCTCATCGAGCGGGCCCGCGCCGAGCACGACCTCGTCGCCGTGTCGGTGTTCGTCAACCCGACGCAGTTCTCCGATCCCGCGGACTTCGCCCGCTACCCCCGCGACCTCGAGCGCGACGTCGAGCTGGCGAGCGGCGCGGGCGCCGACGTCGTCTTCGCGCCCGGGCCGGAGGAGCTCTACCCCCTCCCCGACCCGGAGGTGACCCTCGACCCGGGGCCGCTCGGCGAGCTGCTCGAGGGCGCCTTCCGCCCCGCCCACTTCCGCGGTGTCGCCACCGTCGTCGCCAAGCTCCTCCTCGCCGTCTCCCCCGACGCCGGCTACTTCGGGGAGAAGGACTACCAGCAGCTGCTCGTCATCCGCCGCCTCGTGCGCGCCCTCCTGCTGCCGGTCGCGATCGTCGCCTGCCCGACGGTGCGCGAGGCCGACGGCCTCGCGCTCTCGAGCCGCAACGTCCTGCTCGCCGGCGGCGAGCGCCGGGCGGCGCCGGTGCTGCACCGCGCACTGCAGGCCGCCGCCGCGCTCCTCCGCGAGGGGGGCGCGCCCGCGGCGGCCGAGCAGGCGATGGCTGCCACCGTCGCCGCGGAGCCGCTCGGCAACCTCGACTACGCCGTCGTCCGCGACGCCGCCAGCCTGGGCGAGGCGGGGGAGGGGCCGCTCCGGCTGCTGATCGCCGGGCGCTTCGGAGCGGTGCGGCTGATCGACAACCTCGCCCCCGAGTGA
- the nadC gene encoding carboxylating nicotinate-nucleotide diphosphorylase has product MRRVDVHPPQAAVFASVALALAEDLLPLGDLTASLLDPAARATAYFVARRGGVLAGTGPLVETFRQVDPAVVLRLERDDGAELDAGDVIAVVEGRLAPIVSAERTALNFCCHLSGVATLTARFVALAAAANPAARVWDTRKTTPGLRALEKAAVRAGGGMNHRGSLSEGVLVKDNHLGGTTIAEAVASALHQWPGRMVEVECDRLEQVGEAARAGATLILCDNMSPDEVAEAVAVVRREAVGRCLVEASGGVNLDTVGAYAAAGADVISAGALTHSAPILDIGLDLELPGHSR; this is encoded by the coding sequence ATGCGCCGCGTCGATGTCCACCCGCCACAGGCCGCAGTCTTCGCCTCGGTCGCGCTCGCGCTCGCCGAGGACCTCCTCCCCCTCGGTGACCTCACCGCGTCGCTCCTCGACCCCGCGGCCCGCGCCACGGCCTACTTCGTCGCGCGGCGCGGCGGGGTGCTCGCCGGCACGGGGCCACTCGTCGAGACCTTCCGCCAGGTCGACCCCGCGGTCGTGCTGCGCCTAGAGCGCGACGACGGCGCCGAGCTCGACGCCGGCGACGTGATCGCCGTGGTCGAGGGGCGGCTCGCCCCGATCGTCTCGGCGGAGCGGACCGCCCTCAACTTCTGCTGCCACCTCTCGGGCGTCGCCACCCTGACGGCGCGCTTCGTCGCCCTCGCCGCGGCGGCCAACCCCGCGGCGCGCGTCTGGGACACCCGCAAGACCACCCCCGGCCTGCGGGCCCTCGAGAAGGCGGCGGTGCGCGCTGGCGGCGGGATGAACCACCGCGGCAGCCTCTCCGAGGGGGTCCTCGTGAAGGACAACCACCTCGGCGGGACGACCATCGCGGAGGCGGTGGCGAGCGCGCTGCACCAGTGGCCGGGGCGGATGGTGGAGGTGGAGTGCGACCGCCTCGAGCAGGTCGGCGAGGCGGCCCGAGCGGGGGCGACGCTCATCCTCTGCGACAACATGTCCCCCGACGAGGTCGCCGAGGCGGTCGCCGTCGTCCGTCGCGAGGCGGTCGGCCGCTGCCTCGTCGAGGCCTCGGGCGGGGTGAACCTCGACACCGTCGGCGCCTACGCCGCAGCGGGAGCGGACGTGATCTCCGCGGGGGCGCTCACCCACTCGGCGCCGATCCTCGACATCGGCCTCGACCTCGAGCTCCCCGGGCACTCCCGCTGA
- a CDS encoding type III pantothenate kinase, with protein MLLAIDVGNTQTVVGVFNGGPSDTAGRAAGELPGLLHHWRLSTRTDRTVDEHALLLRELLVSANVALPGQRDVPSAIEGVVLSSSVPPVTPVLREMVERWFGLPIVVVGPGIKTGMPVRYENPREVGADRIVNAVGALDLHGAPSIVVDLGTATTFDAISSAGEYLGGAIVPGVEISMDALFAHASALRRVELSEPRHAIGRTTAESVQAGAIFGYAALVDGLCRRIADELGAATVISTGGLAGLITPYTTVVDHHEPWLTLHGLRLLYARNSGEEAPEAR; from the coding sequence ATGCTGCTCGCCATCGACGTCGGCAACACCCAGACCGTCGTCGGCGTCTTTAACGGCGGCCCCTCCGACACCGCCGGGCGCGCCGCCGGCGAGCTGCCGGGGCTGCTCCACCACTGGCGCCTCTCGACGCGCACCGACCGGACGGTCGACGAGCACGCGCTTCTCCTGCGCGAGCTCCTCGTCTCCGCCAACGTCGCGCTGCCCGGGCAGCGCGACGTCCCGAGCGCCATCGAGGGGGTCGTCCTCTCCTCGTCGGTGCCGCCCGTGACGCCCGTGCTGCGCGAGATGGTCGAGCGCTGGTTCGGCCTCCCGATCGTGGTCGTCGGGCCGGGGATCAAGACGGGGATGCCCGTCCGCTACGAGAACCCCCGCGAGGTCGGCGCCGACCGCATCGTCAACGCCGTCGGCGCGCTCGACCTGCACGGAGCCCCCTCGATCGTCGTCGACCTCGGCACCGCGACGACCTTCGACGCCATCTCGTCTGCCGGTGAGTACCTCGGTGGCGCGATCGTCCCCGGCGTCGAGATCTCGATGGACGCGCTCTTCGCGCACGCCTCGGCGCTCCGGCGGGTGGAGCTCAGCGAGCCCCGCCACGCGATCGGCCGCACCACCGCGGAGTCCGTGCAGGCCGGGGCGATCTTCGGCTACGCGGCCCTCGTCGACGGCCTCTGCCGCCGCATCGCCGACGAGCTCGGCGCGGCGACGGTGATCTCGACGGGCGGCCTCGCCGGCCTGATCACGCCGTACACGACGGTCGTCGACCACCACGAGCCCTGGCTGACGCTGCACGGCCTGCGGCTCCTCTACGCCCGCAACAGCGGGGAGGAGGCCCCCGAGGCCAGATGA
- the lysS gene encoding lysine--tRNA ligase, whose protein sequence is MSEEFDPPYRFPGAVGAGTLAPRHEGLATGASSGERVRVAGRIMLSRPQGRLAFCELRDWSGAVQLFAQEGKTVEFESFTRLNLGDWVGAEGEIIRTRRGELSVLVSEWVLLAASRQGFGDKWRGVRDTELRYRQREVDLWANEGSRETFLARSRIVRHLRNTLDGLGFVEVETPVLQPLAGGANAKPFLTHYNALDADFSLRVAPELYLKRLVIGGFERVFEIGKVFRNEGISPRHNPEFTMLEAYQAYGDYTDMAGLLERLVASSAEALNGSAVITFEGVEIDLTPPWRRATLTELVEEVTGTEANLEMGRDELARRAAALGVEVSPAEGAGRILYALYEKTTEHALVGPVHVMDYPEEVSPLTRRHRSKPGYVERLTPIIAGREIAEAYSELVDPDDQRRRFTDQASRRAAGDEEAMALDEEFLRALGHGLPPAGGIGLGIDRLTMLLTDKANIREVVLFPALRPERAAPGDAPVAEGAAAEGPAAG, encoded by the coding sequence ATGAGCGAGGAGTTCGACCCCCCCTACCGCTTCCCCGGCGCCGTCGGCGCGGGGACGCTCGCGCCCCGCCACGAGGGCCTCGCCACCGGCGCGTCCTCCGGCGAGCGGGTGCGGGTCGCGGGGCGCATCATGCTCAGCCGGCCGCAGGGGCGCCTCGCCTTCTGTGAGCTGCGCGACTGGAGCGGCGCCGTGCAGCTCTTCGCCCAAGAGGGAAAGACGGTCGAGTTCGAGTCCTTCACCCGCCTCAACCTCGGGGACTGGGTGGGGGCCGAGGGCGAGATCATCCGCACCCGCCGCGGCGAGCTCTCGGTCCTCGTCTCGGAGTGGGTCCTGCTCGCCGCCTCGCGCCAAGGCTTCGGCGACAAGTGGCGCGGCGTGCGGGACACCGAGCTCCGCTACCGCCAGCGCGAGGTCGACCTGTGGGCCAACGAGGGCTCGCGCGAGACCTTCCTCGCCCGCTCGAGGATCGTCCGCCACCTCCGCAACACCCTCGACGGCCTCGGCTTCGTCGAGGTCGAGACGCCGGTGCTGCAGCCCCTCGCCGGCGGCGCCAACGCGAAGCCCTTCCTCACCCACTACAACGCGCTCGATGCCGACTTCTCGCTCAGGGTGGCGCCCGAGCTCTACCTGAAGCGCCTCGTCATCGGGGGCTTCGAGCGGGTCTTCGAGATCGGCAAGGTCTTCCGCAACGAGGGCATCTCGCCCCGCCACAACCCCGAGTTCACGATGCTCGAGGCCTACCAGGCCTACGGCGACTACACCGACATGGCCGGCCTCCTCGAGCGCCTCGTCGCCTCGAGCGCGGAGGCGCTCAACGGCTCGGCGGTGATCACCTTCGAGGGGGTCGAGATCGACCTCACCCCGCCGTGGCGGCGCGCGACCCTCACCGAGCTCGTCGAGGAGGTCACCGGCACCGAGGCGAACCTCGAGATGGGGCGCGACGAGCTCGCCCGCCGCGCCGCCGCCCTCGGCGTCGAGGTGTCCCCCGCGGAGGGCGCCGGGCGCATCCTCTACGCCCTCTACGAGAAGACGACCGAGCACGCCCTCGTCGGCCCGGTGCACGTCATGGACTACCCCGAGGAGGTCTCGCCCCTCACCCGCCGCCACCGCTCCAAGCCGGGCTACGTCGAGCGGCTGACGCCGATCATCGCCGGGCGGGAGATCGCCGAGGCCTACAGCGAGCTCGTCGACCCCGACGACCAGCGGCGACGCTTCACCGACCAGGCCTCGCGACGAGCCGCCGGCGACGAGGAGGCGATGGCCCTCGACGAGGAGTTCCTGCGCGCCCTCGGCCACGGCCTGCCGCCGGCGGGGGGCATCGGCCTCGGCATCGACCGCCTGACGATGCTCCTCACCGACAAGGCGAACATCCGCGAGGTGGTGCTCTTCCCGGCGCTCCGCCCAGAGCGCGCCGCCCCCGGCGACGCGCCGGTGGCCGAGGGGGCCGCAGCGGAGGGGCCCGCCGCGGGGTGA
- a CDS encoding polyprenyl synthetase family protein, giving the protein MIAPDLFSLSVPETELDRLEEQLRTMVVRGDPFLDEIATHLIAAGGKRLRPALTLAAASLSGRPASEGTLLGGVAVELVHLASLYHDDVMDEAPRRRNVVSVNARWGNLLAIVAGDFLLARSAEIAASLGTEIAGLLAATLARLCEGQVAEVKAAYQPGRTEEEYLYAIANKTAALMATACRIGALTAGLDPARTDALTTYGECFGMVFQIRDDVLDVIASEEELGKPPGQDLAEGIYTLPVQRALNDRRVALELAPLLGKPLEGVELGRARELIASTDAVAESATVARGYVDEALAAAARLGEGVVPAALAKLAISLFDDLELQTRALAS; this is encoded by the coding sequence GTGATCGCACCGGACCTGTTCTCCCTCTCGGTGCCCGAGACCGAGCTGGATCGCCTCGAGGAGCAGCTGCGCACGATGGTCGTGCGCGGCGACCCCTTCCTCGACGAGATCGCCACCCACCTCATCGCCGCCGGCGGCAAGCGGCTGCGCCCCGCTCTGACACTCGCCGCGGCCTCGCTCTCGGGGCGCCCCGCCAGCGAGGGGACGCTCCTCGGGGGCGTCGCCGTCGAGCTCGTGCACCTCGCCTCGCTCTACCACGACGACGTGATGGACGAGGCGCCGCGGCGGCGCAACGTCGTCTCGGTGAACGCCCGCTGGGGCAACCTCCTCGCCATCGTGGCCGGCGACTTCCTGCTCGCCCGCTCCGCCGAGATCGCCGCCTCCCTCGGCACCGAGATCGCCGGGCTGCTCGCGGCGACCCTCGCGCGCCTGTGCGAGGGGCAGGTCGCCGAGGTGAAGGCCGCCTACCAGCCGGGGCGGACCGAGGAGGAGTACCTCTACGCGATCGCCAACAAGACTGCGGCGCTGATGGCGACGGCCTGCCGCATCGGTGCGCTCACGGCCGGTCTCGACCCCGCCCGCACCGACGCCCTCACCACCTACGGCGAGTGCTTCGGGATGGTCTTCCAGATCCGTGACGACGTCCTCGACGTGATCGCTAGCGAGGAGGAGCTGGGCAAGCCGCCCGGCCAGGACCTCGCCGAGGGGATCTACACCCTCCCCGTGCAGCGGGCGCTCAACGACCGCCGCGTCGCGCTCGAGCTCGCCCCGCTCCTCGGCAAGCCCCTCGAGGGCGTCGAGCTCGGGCGCGCCCGCGAGCTCATCGCCTCGACCGACGCGGTCGCCGAGTCGGCGACCGTGGCGCGGGGCTACGTGGACGAGGCGCTCGCGGCGGCGGCCCGCCTCGGTGAGGGCGTCGTCCCCGCCGCGCTCGCAAAGCTCGCGATCAGCCTCTTCGACGACCTCGAGCTCCAGACCCGCGCCCTCGCCAGCTGA
- a CDS encoding Clp protease N-terminal domain-containing protein, with translation MLAQEEARLLNHSFIGTEHILLGLIHEGEGLAAKALESLGISLEAVREKVEETIGPAGSAPTGSPPFTPRAKKVLELSLREALQLGHNYIGTEHM, from the coding sequence GTGCTCGCCCAAGAGGAGGCGCGCCTCCTCAACCACAGCTTCATCGGGACCGAGCACATCCTGCTCGGCCTGATCCACGAGGGCGAAGGTCTCGCGGCCAAGGCGCTCGAGTCGCTCGGCATCTCGCTCGAAGCGGTGCGCGAGAAGGTCGAGGAGACGATCGGCCCCGCCGGCTCCGCGCCGACGGGCTCGCCGCCCTTCACGCCGCGCGCGAAGAAGGTCCTCGAGCTGTCGCTGCGCGAGGCGCTGCAGCTCGGCCACAACTACATCGGCACCGAGCACATG